One part of the Sardina pilchardus chromosome 5, fSarPil1.1, whole genome shotgun sequence genome encodes these proteins:
- the layna gene encoding layilin, whose protein sequence is MDFLIIVGSALFICSLSASASKLFSADFYEPRGQRICKRGTERPCYKIAYFQDGRRKVNFEEASRACKSDGGELLSIESEAEQQLIEHFIQELRAADGDFWIGLRRDAGYEETSGDCPSQYYWLDGSQSTFRNWHWDEPSCGYEVCVVMYHQPSAPPGLGGLYMFQWNDDNCETKNNFICKYTKETSPVPTPSANGSVPGAPPPSLQPKYPSVTKTDERMRVVVSPNPDNALNVAYIILPTIPLLLLLIVASGVFCFKLFSKRGKERTETCAKEPGYWVSDEHCDSPGQDVYNVIRKQHEADLAGTRPDIKNTSFLGSSPDTPPGDYDNLAGRDTESGFVTLASTESGFVTNDIYDMCQLRSSGRYHRDTGWLDSDLYGY, encoded by the exons ATGGATTTTCTTATCATTGTTGGTTCCGCACTCTTTATCTGCAGTCTGTCAGCCTCCGCATCGAAGCTATTCAGTG CAGACTTCTACGAGCCGAGAG GCCAACGGATCTGTAAGCGCGGCACAGAGCGCCCCTGCTACAAAATTGCCTACTTTCAAGACGGCAGACGCAAAGTGAACTTTGAGGAGGCGAGCCGCGCTTGTAAAAGTGATGGCGGTGAGCTGCTAAGTATCGAGTCCGAGGCTGAGCAGCAACTGATAGAACATTTCATCCAAGAGCTGAGAGCTGCAGACGGAGACTTCTGGATTGGACTGCGTCGAGACGCGGGCTACGAGGAGACGAGTGGGGACTGCCCGTCACAGTACTACTGGCTGGACGGAAGCCAGTCAACATTTAG AAACTGGCACTGGGACGAGCCGTCGTGTGgctatgaggtgtgtgtggtgatgtacCACCAGCCATCAGCTCCACCAGGCCTCGGTGGTCTCTACATGTTCCAGTGGAACGATGACAACTGCGAGACAAAGAATAATTTCATCTGCAAGTACACCAAAG AGACTTCCCCTGTGCCTACTCCATCAGCAAATGGAAGTGTTCCAG GTGCTCCACCACCATCCTTGCAGCCAAAATATCCTTCAGTAAcaaaaacagatgaaagaatGAGAGTTGTTGTATCTCCAAACCCAG ACAATGCCTTAAATGTTGCCTACATCATTCTTCCGACAATTCCACTGCTCCTACTGCTGATAGTTGCATCTGGAGTTTTTTGCTTCAAGCTTTTCTCAAAGAG gggtaagGAACGGACTGAGACCTGCGCTAAAGAGCCAGGCTACTGGGTGTCTGATGAGCACTGTGACAGCCCCGGGCAGGACGTCTACAACGTCATCAGGAAGCAGCACGAGGCAGACCTGGCCGGGACGCGGCCGGACATCAAGAACACGTCCTTCCTGGGCTCCTCTCCCGACACGCCACCTGGCGACTACGACAACCTGGCCGGGCGGGACACGGAGAGCGGCTTTGTGACACTGGCGAGCACCGAGAGTGGCTTTGTGACCAACGACATTTACGACATGTGTCAGTTGCGCAGCAGTGGACGGTACCACCGCGACACAGGGTGGCTGGACAGTGACCTGTATGGCTACTGA
- the hoatz gene encoding cilia- and flagella-associated protein HOATZ isoform X2, giving the protein MATDLVDDINVGLQELAELEAQYTIFVGSSPEDVSYATTFWNSLALQPPIESRLVSADISQRLKVAKDPSIKTAPRPGASRNDAIFEKVSEQRTEEDRQKYKDMAKRRDQIMVLLKKQREERVKACSRCLSTGSRRGHTTC; this is encoded by the exons ATGGCAACTGATCTGGTGGACGATATAAACGTAGGCCTCCAAGAACTCGCCGAGTTGGAAGCGCAATATACTATTTTTGTTGGATCTTCGCCTGAAGATGTTTCATATGCGACGACTTTCTGGAATTCCCTAGCTCTGCAACCGCCGATAGAATCGCGATTGGTGTCAGCAGATATCAGTCAGCGACTGAAAGTAGCCAAAGATCCAT CCATTAAAACTGCTCCAAGGCCTGGTGCATCTC GGAATGATGCTATCTTCGAAAAAGTCTCAGAACAGAGGACCGAAGAGGACAGACAAAAGTACAAAGACATG gctaaaAGGAGGGATCAGATCATGGTGCTTCTgaaaaagcagagagaggaaagagtaaAG GCATGCTCCAGATGTCTCTCCACAGGATCTAGACGAGGACATACAACATGTTAG
- the hoatz gene encoding cilia- and flagella-associated protein HOATZ isoform X1 has translation MATDLVDDINVGLQELAELEAQYTIFVGSSPEDVSYATTFWNSLALQPPIESRLVSADISQRLKVAKDPSIKTAPRPGASRNDAIFEKVSEQRTEEDRQKYKDMAKRRDQIMVLLKKQREERVKREMISRPFKPKQCRHQSNRHAPDVSPQDLDEDIQHVRSLQ, from the exons ATGGCAACTGATCTGGTGGACGATATAAACGTAGGCCTCCAAGAACTCGCCGAGTTGGAAGCGCAATATACTATTTTTGTTGGATCTTCGCCTGAAGATGTTTCATATGCGACGACTTTCTGGAATTCCCTAGCTCTGCAACCGCCGATAGAATCGCGATTGGTGTCAGCAGATATCAGTCAGCGACTGAAAGTAGCCAAAGATCCAT CCATTAAAACTGCTCCAAGGCCTGGTGCATCTC GGAATGATGCTATCTTCGAAAAAGTCTCAGAACAGAGGACCGAAGAGGACAGACAAAAGTACAAAGACATG gctaaaAGGAGGGATCAGATCATGGTGCTTCTgaaaaagcagagagaggaaagagtaaAG agagagatgatttcCCGCCCTTTCAAGCCCAAGCAGTGTCGTCATCAAAGTAACAG GCATGCTCCAGATGTCTCTCCACAGGATCTAGACGAGGACATACAACATGTTAGGAGCCTACAGTAG